From the genome of Spirochaetota bacterium, one region includes:
- the rodA gene encoding rod shape-determining protein RodA, producing MGRLPFDKILLGIVLVLVIIGLVNLYSITYYSDKSIFLRQIIWIILGFAVLVLLLFTNYETLINWAIPIYVLLLILTVLTIFVGREIRGTKSWLNIMGMGIQPSEFLKIGVILLTTKYITREGVDVKKFSTFLVVLLIFLIPIGVIMLQPDLGMAVSYFILFLMLSLVIGLNIKYLLILLFIGFSLSFFPFFNAYIDFLTRVGVIEQVPKLINVLISREFAYAFLVSSLVIFIVSFVVSRFMKDKVRLILGILLILFSSGFLVGNVAYNNLKPYQKNRLMVFFSPEIDRLGAGYNVIQSEIAVGSGGLFGKGFMKGSQNKLNILPEKHTDFAFAVLAEEWGIVGALFVITLFIILFYRLLWLTSNAENKKAYLILCGATVVIFVNFAINMLMVLGLAPVTGLPLPFISYGGSSMITNLALIGMVNNIYKERFLLY from the coding sequence ATGGGCAGACTACCATTTGACAAGATCTTATTAGGAATAGTTTTAGTTTTAGTTATAATAGGTTTGGTAAATTTATACAGTATTACCTATTACTCTGATAAATCCATATTTTTAAGACAGATAATATGGATAATACTAGGATTTGCTGTTTTGGTTCTACTACTATTTACAAACTATGAAACATTAATAAATTGGGCTATACCTATATACGTGCTCTTACTTATTCTTACGGTACTTACCATCTTCGTCGGGAGAGAGATTAGAGGAACGAAGAGTTGGCTAAACATCATGGGTATGGGAATACAACCTTCGGAGTTTCTTAAAATAGGTGTTATTCTTCTAACTACTAAATACATAACTAGGGAAGGAGTAGATGTCAAGAAATTCTCAACTTTTTTGGTCGTGTTGCTGATCTTCCTCATACCAATTGGAGTTATAATGTTACAGCCCGACCTAGGTATGGCAGTATCTTACTTCATACTTTTTCTTATGCTTTCACTTGTGATAGGACTAAATATTAAATACCTACTTATTTTACTTTTCATTGGATTTTCCTTATCCTTCTTCCCGTTCTTTAATGCTTATATTGACTTCCTTACAAGGGTTGGGGTCATTGAACAAGTGCCGAAGTTGATCAATGTCTTAATATCAAGAGAATTTGCTTACGCCTTTCTGGTCTCTTCGTTGGTTATATTCATAGTATCATTTGTGGTTTCAAGGTTTATGAAAGATAAGGTTAGGTTGATACTAGGTATTCTTCTTATACTGTTTTCTTCTGGATTTTTGGTCGGTAATGTAGCGTATAACAATCTTAAGCCTTATCAAAAGAATAGACTTATGGTCTTCTTTAGCCCAGAAATAGATAGATTAGGTGCTGGGTATAATGTGATTCAGTCGGAGATAGCAGTTGGGTCAGGTGGTTTATTTGGTAAAGGTTTTATGAAGGGGTCTCAAAACAAACTCAATATCCTGCCTGAAAAGCATACCGACTTCGCTTTCGCAGTCCTTGCTGAAGAATGGGGGATAGTAGGAGCGTTATTTGTAATCACTCTTTTCATAATACTGTTTTACAGACTACTTTGGCTGACAAGCAATGCTGAAAACAAAAAGGCATATCTTATACTGTGTGGTGCTACCGTTGTGATATTTGTAAACTTTGCTATAAATATGCTTATGGTCCTAGGTTTGGCGCCTGTAACTGGATTGCCCCTTCCATTTATATCTTATGGTGGTTCTTCAATGATAACTAATTTAGCATTGATTGGTATGGTGAATAATATTTACAAGGAGAGGTTCTTACTATACTAG